One part of the Dermacentor andersoni chromosome 2, qqDerAnde1_hic_scaffold, whole genome shotgun sequence genome encodes these proteins:
- the LOC140215874 gene encoding uncharacterized protein: MCHPDSTWPEAIPAVTLGLRATFKPDIQATPAELVYGEPLSLPGEFLAAPPSTTATSDPTDFIARLRRTIAALRSSPAAHQCKTAPFVFKDLATCSHTFHRDDTVRRPLQPPYSGPYPVLRSNDKTFALRIKGNAVRVSIDRLKPPYIDSGEPGNTSTPRDVHPRPPTSQPASVTTRSGRRVRCPDFFKP, encoded by the coding sequence ATGTGCCACCCGGACTCAACCTGGCCTGAAGCCATCCCAGCCGTCACCCTAGGTCTTCGCGCCACCTTCAAGCCCGACATTCAGGCTACACCCGCAGAGCTCGTATACGGGGAACCCCTCAGTCTCCCAGGCGAATTTCTCGCTGCACCGCCATCCACCACCGCGACGTCAGATCCCACAGATTTCATCGCCCGGCTCCGACGCACCATCGCTGCCCTCCGCTCGTCACCTGCAGCTCACCAATGTAAGACCGCCCccttcgtcttcaaggatctggcaacgtgctcgcacacttttcACCGCGACGACACCGTCCGCCGGCCTTTACAGCCACCTTACAGCGGGCCCTACCCAGTTCTCCGTAGCAACGACAAAACCTTCGCCCTGCGCATTAAAGGGAACGCCGTCCGCGTCTCTATCGACCGGCTGAAGCCGCCCTACATCGATTCCGGCGAGCCAGGGAATACCAGTACACCCAGAGACGTCCATCCACGTCCGCCGACCTCGCAGCCTGCTTCTGTCACTACACGCAGCGGACGTCGCGTACGCTGCCCAGATTTTTTCAAGCCCTGA